The Harmonia axyridis chromosome 3, icHarAxyr1.1, whole genome shotgun sequence nucleotide sequence GAACTCTACTCGTGAATTTCGTAATGGcctagaataataatataaatttcaagTGAATGTAGCTAAAAACCATGAATCTAAATTACACGTATCTTGTTTCAATGCTTCTTTGTGAGAGGAAACTGGTTCACATTCGCTTGAGAGTATGACAAATAATAGTTCGATCATTCATCAACCTGACCTTGCCATTCAAATACACCTTAAGAATCTAGAAGTTCAAGACCATATAGAAGGAACGAAACGGAGGAAATGgagatcataaaaataaaattgtagaGGACATGAATCAATATCAGTCACGCAATTATGTCTTTTTAGTTACTCTTCTTGTGTTTTTAAGGATAAAATAATTCGAATATCtactttttgtgttttttgataAATTCAGGATATAAATATTCGTGGATGGTCGGTGATCGGGTCAACATAAATAATGATAGGGGTACCACAAGGCTCAATACTGGGTcatgtttcattttcaatttttatgaatGTTTCAGGTGATTTAAACCATTTTCTGACTATTTCATTCACTAATGATAGAAAAATCGTAATTTCCGACGAGAACTTTCTTAGTGGCtaataattttcatagtttCTGGCATATTACTCTTGAATGGCCTTTTGTATTAACTGTGGAGATGTTAACTTTTAGGCCACAAGAGGCAGGGGCAACATTGTAGTATCTAGCTGCCTGGAAATTGCTCTCTTTGAATATGTCAATCAATCAAGATATTCTGAAGTCTtgattaataaattgaatagtaCCTCTAATAGTATCTTACCTCTTGAATTATTAACTTGTATTATCTATCAACCAATAATAAGTGTTATTCGGCTTTCCATTCTAACATTATTGTTCGTATCATTATTTATCTAATGTTTGTAAAAACAATAAGTGAAATCAACTACCGCTTGAAACCCCTGTACTGACTAGTGATTTTCTATAATATCATCAAggttaaaatgaaatattgtattttgatattttatccGATTGATAGTCAAAAGAATGAGCAAATTCATTAGAAGAATAAATACTCTCAAGGTCTCAAGAGTTACTAAATATTCAATTGGCATGAACATGTTCCTATGAAGCTTATATAGTTAAGGAATCCACCTGTCCAAATTAATGATAATTTTGATGAATagtattaatgaaatattatatatttgaatGATTTTGTCTGGCCGGAAGCGATTGCTCATATATGGCAAATTTCATTTGAGTGATAAGTACCGATTAGAGTAAATATTTGCATATGATAACGATATTGATTGAATTATACGATGATAGTGTATTCAAGTCAaggtattgtgaatatgaatAGTTAATTTCATTGATTAACAAAAGTAATTTTCCATATATATTAGATATTCActaaattgaattaatatactcaatattaattattctttatatacagaattaaaattataaaagaattttccaaatatattattgaatcatttATTGACTTCCTTTTAATTACATCTTATTTCACACTATGTTTCACATACAATTCTTTAGAACAAGAATATCATTAggatttttattatctttacaTAGGCTTGTACATGGTTTTTGAAAGCATCAtcataatatgaatattgaaTTCTATGAAAGGCAGCAAGTCaagaattcaatgaatttgtCTAAATAAATTGTTCAGTACTACCAGGATCTCCTTGTATTGCTACTGGTCGTTCATTTAATTCTACACTTTTTCTTGAAGTATGAATAATCCATATCTGCTTGAGAATTTTTCGGTTAGGTTTGTTCATCAATATGAAGGTGAAAAAAAGGGCAAATCCTTGTAAAGATTgagaaaatatgaatatataagCAAATATAATATTAGAAGACAAATAAGCTAACATCGCTATGATCCAACCTAAATCCAGtgtcaaaaataatataaatattagtTTGGCTTCCACTGATATGTTCCGTTTTTGCTGGGGAGACCAGGAGCTCATACACATTATATTTCTTGATATTAAAATCAGAATAATCAAATTTATGATCAAAGTTAAGAACTGAGGAAGGCTAAAAGTTAAGAAGGTCATCATAAGCTTGCTATGATTATGATCCCATAAGATTCGAGCTGCTATTGGTATAGCGCAAATTATATAGATAAAGGCGGTTATTTTCAAGACGGATGAATTCAGAGTAGAATCAAAAACTATTACATACCTCCTGTATTGTATTAAGGCAATAACCGAGGTCCAAGCGAACTCAACTaaagtgaaatattgaaaaataatgctAGTCCATTTAGATAAAGTTATATTCAGGTTGAATAGACATATCAGAACGTGCAATATGATCTGTacgaaaatggaaaaacaaaAATGTGCCAATATTATATTGCCTTTTCTCTCCCTTAATTTTCTCGAAAGAACCACTGACAGCAAAATGAAAACAAGAGCGAAAATTGATGTTATGAATCCTATATCCATTATCAATGAAAGTGTAAGTTCCTTTTCTATCGATTCCAGTAGTGGAACTACGAACGGTTGCAGAActggaaaatatttgaaataatactTAAAATGATATCTACAACAACGTTTCTTCAACTGCAGCTTACTGATTGGGTCACTCaatgttttaaaattttttgcttCTGCTTGTTTGGaatattccatttttattttttccaatgaGTATGCATACAAATGTCTGAGTAAAATTCTCAACCATTTTATTATGTTATGCCCCATAAAGTCTCCATGTGAAttacatattttttcatttagtttCAGTGTTTTAACTTTTTCACACAAgattttaaatttcttttcataACGGGATATTTgttcattctttttttcatttattcttttCGGTTGCATGATTGAGTTCATATCaccatttatatttttcattaatttcgataTTGCAGTAGTGAGTTTGGGTTGAGTTGAACGATTGACGAACCATTTCTGATCTCTGGGATTTTCCAAATGTACTACTAAGTGTCGATTTTTAGCTTGAGTGCTTTCGTCTTGGAACGTTTCGACTGGAATATAATTGTTCTCACCATTTACGTTCAATTCCAATTCATCGCCATGAATTGGCTCTATGTTCACCTAAAATGAGGTACATAAAAagcaaatttttcgaaaataaaatgaattgaaCTTACGGAACATGATGATAACGATAAGTAAATCAAGAGGACACCCAAGTATTCTAGTTTCATCATTTGTCACCTCTCGACTAATTGTACAAACTGTGGTGAAGAAGATATACCACCaatcaatgaattattattctaATCTCTTAATCTATCGATGACAAATAAAGTTTTCCGTATCGTATATTAATTGGAAGGAAGGTGTACCAAAATGAAATAGCCCTTATCGATACCTACAAATAAGATAAAAGGTCAATGGGCGTAATTCGAGAAAACTAATATCAGAATTCCATCAATATAACATGATTTTTTTAACCAAACAGCTTTATttcgtttatttcattgtatatATATTCGAAGATGCGTTGGgattattatttcttataataaaTCTTTGGAATCATTCGAGGAAAAACATGTTCAACcccttcaaattttcagtttttggaTGTGTAGGATCCTGGGATCCAAAAatcaaatgaacaaaaaattcgTCCGTTCCCCCTCAAGAGTTTTCCTTGGAAACTATAGAGCTATTTCCATTAAATTTGGTACAACAATCAGTTATTTTTACCGCATTGATCCTCATTGTACAAGACTTcgatccatgaattttaaaTGCAAAAAGTCGTGAAATTGATACTCAGAACTTTGACTTTTCAATTATATGTACTGACATAATTGTACTCAATTAATTAATACTTTGACTGCCAGGTAATGCACataacttttcaataaatagttatGTTACTGCCTTGGAATTTCTCATATATCTCCCATAAACATCACAATGGGGAATATAATTtatactcgctctgctcgccgaaggggctccgccccttggaccccgtcactatgccggtagatccttcactgggtatccctctagaaaataaaagatttttttcggaaaccttgtatcgttagctgattttagacgattcactcggtatcctatgctgattctagggtagaattctataagacTTCTTGCCTAGAACATatcgtttcgcccttgctcacatgaaaatatttgatgcaaataactttccatgacgacaaaccaagggcggtcctggccttaaattttgagggggttcgccgttaagggtttcgagtttttctatgggaccaaatcccagattacaccgatatcgagcttaacctctcaaaaatatttatatttagatatttatatgaatatttatacagggtgtttcaagttcgaaggcctattagacgtttctggagaacggggccgatttgaaatctgaaaattcagaatatgacattgttcatgatgctctattcagctaaaatattttagaagttctggcacttccggttataaaagaattaaaaaaaaattcttcgaaaaaaccattttttttcattttatgtctcagatattataaagatttccattctcaattactctctgctaaaattattgcgttagttctcatagttttcaaaatatcaagaaaaaaccgtaaaaaagagagaatttccatagtcactatcacgtgaactattttcactgtgaatatcctatgcatatactcaattcattttcacaaactagaatgatgttggaatatcgtgcatatcttgaatttgaaaaatatcatcacagggtgtttcaaatattgtgccaaaaattgtgaacaaaatttgatcataactttcgattttcaaatcagaaccctatttttttgtgatttcgttgaattctacggtaaaaataagggtagtgttcaaacatgattatgctctcaaattcaataagtcaagagttattccagattttatgaatttatgttatacgtagggtcaatttcattcaatctgtttctagagtgcgtttcaaatattcaattatttcaaagtgacaggtgtactcattattgaatctagtagattataatttgatgatatgaatccccgttattcaaataatgaaattctggatctattccatatccacggtgaatgcaacagaattgtttcgagaacttgtcgagcattcaatcagaaatatccacatttaccaccaattgacgagaagataattcggaaggatgtttcaaactttctgttactcccttttcatcaccacgctgattttttcctgaattcataaaatgtattctaccgctttttcatatgaatagaattggcacacaggagtcctgcatgattttatttcatttggtaggtagaggtttttttcttctaggtaggtacctactccatccagtataatggatattcatgaagtatgcaacatcctttcaagtagatgaggaaatttctgatttaaaatttgatgagttctaccaataattctattgcattcatcgtgaatatggaattagatatttataatacaagtgcagaacttattgatatttttccaagagttcagaatgaccgagtggtagaatgagccttctgtacgagttttaaacattatgttcccgaattcactgcctttttattgaaattgacggaaatttccataaatatctattagtgatttttgcattgagaaatgttggttggtagaacagttttctgtatcacaaatttgacaaataatagataaatccgttccagtctattttgttccacaaaatgtgccggaaagaactgatttgccacataattagagaaaagtatatccagaattttgtcatttgaatatcggaatatcaattcgtgaaatcaaattagtgaagctttgataatgaaaatacctgtcacatgtaaagtaattagatatttaactttctatggtcatagagtattattgctagtctgtctggaaacagatcgaataaaattgaccctacgtataacataaattcataaaatctcaaataacttttgaattattgaatttgagagcataatcacgtttggacactacccttattttttaccgtagaatccagcgaaatcacaaaaaaatagggttctgatttgaaaatcgaaagttatgatcaaattttgttcacaatttttggcaccctgtgatgatatttcttaaattcaagatatgcacgatgttccaacatcattttagtttgagaaagtgaattgaaataggcataggatattcacagtaaaaataattcaggtaattgtaaataaggaaattctctcttttttacggtttttccttgatattttgaaaactatgaggactaacacaataattttagcaaagagtaattgagaatggaaatctcgataatatctgagacataaaatgaaaaaaaagtttgttttgagaaaaaatttttaattcttatataaccggaagcgcctgaacttcgaaaatattttagctgaacaatgtcatattccgaaattttagatttaggcgtacaactttgctcttgccgttttgcaatagctggctgtaacggtaagtggtagtcgaaataaatatatcgtagatgtcatacaataagtttagttatttgtgaacataaagatattcacgattaaccatgtcagcttacgagtcaaattctcgtcatttgagggaggtttaaATTGTCTacggaaatatgaataaatctgcggctgaggctcatcgaatgctctcaaatacctatggtgaggccgctattagtgatagaacgtgccgagagtggtttcaacgcttcaagaatggtaattttgatgtcgaagaccagcatcgcggtggaagagagaaggtttttgaagatgcagaattggaggcaatacttgatcaagactcatttcaaacgcaacaataattgacaggatcattaggactacaagccatttcaaaacgcctgaaagtcataggaatgattcagaaacaagaaaagtgggtgccgtacggattgaagccgggaggtgtttgaacggagtttgtttgtttgtgaacagatgctttcgaggcaaagacgaaaggaatttctgcatcggattgggactggagacgaaaaacgggttcattacgataatcctaagcacataaaatcatgtggatatcccggccatgcttccacgtcgacggctaaaccgaatattctcggttctaaggtcatgctcagtatttggtgggaccagctcggcgtagtgtattatgagttaaaaccgactggaacgatcacaagcgatcgttatcgaacgcaatcaatgcgtttgtgtcgagcattgagggacaaaccgccgcaatacgacgagagagtagatgaatggattttactgcatgacaatgctcgactccatgttgcgaaagtcaagatatacttgaaaaagttgaaatgggaattcctatcccacccgacgtattctccagacgttgctccctcggactatcacttgtttcgatcaatagcacacagccttgctgaccagcacttcctatcttatgaagaattaaaaacttggatcgattcgtggatcgcttcaaaagatgaccagtttttttcaattcgtacgctgcccgaaagatgtgagaaagtatagtgaccagcgatgggcaatatttcaaatcataaatgtataatcagtgttttacaataaagcctcaaatttcggtaaaaaaatttgtacgcttatgtatttgttatattataatatatttatttacttatcacggttttagccattcaggtagaaattaaaaaaaaaaatagtaaatctattgtttcatatgaaaaaaaaaagaagacaattggcaagtataacacaaaatctaatttggtctgtgaaccctttgaaaaccttgtaatcacagcgtcctcgtcaacatcaatgtccctgtatatgttcaggaggactaaactgaatccgatgccaatatcgaaaaaaccagaataacaccatatgaactaccatttattcatttcgaaaataatcttgccgaattttctgctcgaataggtGTGCGAAAATTACGAGTTCcaatacagttttataatacgtcataatctcaaacaatctattaatatgaaattccaccaagtaaaaaaccgatcccatcaagaagatctggcatacaggcaacgttgcagattatttcgcatctgaccatagacctaatattaggtctatgcatctgacagacgttacgtattaaacatgatggccgccgccatatataaacaatggatgaaaccatcgattttgacggaaaaaaggcatttttatttcagggaaagcttgaaatgtgattaattaatcatttctaacgagaatcagttaataaaatacaagaaaactagttattaatgtggataacctcaccttcattaggccaatttcacaattaaaaaaaaaaaactagctggattaaggaatttatgatagcggattcgtgatctaagacccaaaataagtaagtctgcaaaatttcatcacttttgaatcattattcaaattaattctatatagtaaacattgtttttcttttcagaagatggattattctcgtttggatggataattatacaggatatttatttgtcgaatatcaattagaagtatctagagatgttggtcCAAtttaagtctgaaaattgagattaaagcttcaaattattaacttatttgtaaagaaatacacaatatttgatcaacaattatatagggtgtatatatatttgaagtagtaattagacattttgaaatctgaaattctcatttctctagaaatggcaatttctttcttctttaaaaaatttgggaaaaatgcataagcaaaatgtgagagttattatcagtcaatagaaatactacctgaaaaagaaactgcattcaacgtttattttcagttttgacaaatattgaattttcttaatcattcgataagatctatgaaaagacctacagttaaatttttgttttaggaatattcagtatagctataataaactgaaaagcaGCAGAATAAATAGATCTACCTtccaaaaacccatggcttatgttgcctcacaagcaatcgtaacatttttgagaaatcaggttataagaagtccctcatttccaaggttcatcaatacttttttcagttgagcaacaaattattcttttattccataatttattaagaaatacaatatatgatcaacaattatatagggtgtatatatttagaatacaaggaaggacaccttttgaaatctaaaaatttggttaatagtaggttatttttcataatttataaacTAATACAATATATAATTTGCAATTATAAAGGTAGGTTGCATAGATTTAGAATACCAAATAGTGATTTCTATTTTGCTTACTCTTCTGTTGcaaatttcttgaaggtatatggacaaaaatgattcttgtgggttctggtgaacgatcaaagggatacagaatacaggtaacaatgtcatcagtcgagatgtagttatcatagataagggatgatatagaaatttcactagataattctgattcagtggaggacagcttgtagctctgggttttactcagaagtaaattgaacagggcaatttatgtcctatatagtaaataaaattttgacagatattagtagaaaaagatcaacaattgagcattgtatttacaatccaaaaataacttgctaactgttgttgcattgtacgtggatgatttctttgttttaactaatgtttattctgaatgaatatatttgatagaaaatttaagtgataattttatcataaagaattaagGGAACGCTAAAAAATGTTTGGGGATGAATAtccctagaaattatgaaaaaggtagtatagtaattgtttatattcttcaaatatgtattgtaatgattcaacatgtctgattgtaaacacatgaaaacttaattgaaaattgattcaacataagagagttgtaatgatgaaccatataaaaaattaataggtttatcaacgtctttagcagtattaactaatcctgataaagcacactttgttaatctcttgattcaatttaataattatctcattattgaacacaggaaaagtgcaaaactcatttcaagatgcaagtaaagaAAGATCATCGTTCAATGTTTACTTCAGGACCTGTGTTCAgggacatggaaattttcaataaatagttgctttttaaagtattttataccttcattgaattgctggaaaattgataccaatttcgaaagtgactgccatgttaaaattcttcatatactgaatgatccttcaaattttatttgttgtaacattttgactagtaattcaagtgaaaaatttgaactgattttatatatgtatatagtatagctataaatgaacaacctgaaaagagacagaatgaatagacttgcctttcgaatacccatggcttatgttacgtcataagcaaatttaatatctagatagaacctttttgagaaatcaggttataagtttgagagtctcttaatttccaaggtttcagttgaacgacaaatgatattatgataatataacagggtatatatggttgaaattatttgtATGGAAGATtacacaacgatttgatttcttcattataaattcaacagcactgcactcaaattcttcaaaaactgataggtcacttatatttttgcactctccagtcgtaaaagtgtatattttagatattcaaagaacacatggaaatttttgaatgtcatctgactaacatggctctttttccagtaataaagccaattgtgaattatctataaggagtttttctatctgtttaatacatgatcagatgaagcttctgttctcttttgtagttccatcttctgtcgcaatagat carries:
- the LOC123675513 gene encoding adhesion G-protein coupled receptor D1-like, whose protein sequence is MMKLEYLGVLLIYLSLSSCSVNIEPIHGDELELNVNGENNYIPVETFQDESTQAKNRHLVVHLENPRDQKWFVNRSTQPKLTTAISKLMKNINGDMNSIMQPKRINEKKNEQISRYEKKFKILCEKVKTLKLNEKICNSHGDFMGHNIIKWLRILLRHLYAYSLEKIKMEYSKQAEAKNFKTLSDPISKLQLKKRCCRYHFKYYFKYFPVLQPFVVPLLESIEKELTLSLIMDIGFITSIFALVFILLSVVLSRKLRERKGNIILAHFCFSIFVQIILHVLICLFNLNITLSKWTSIIFQYFTLVEFAWTSVIALIQYRRYVIVFDSTLNSSVLKITAFIYIICAIPIAARILWDHNHSKLMMTFLTFSLPQFLTLIINLIILILISRNIMCMSSWSPQQKRNISVEAKLIFILFLTLDLGWIIAMLAYLSSNIIFAYIFIFSQSLQGFALFFTFILMNKPNRKILKQIWIIHTSRKSVELNERPVAIQGDPGSTEQFI